The following proteins are encoded in a genomic region of Xenopus laevis strain J_2021 chromosome 3L, Xenopus_laevis_v10.1, whole genome shotgun sequence:
- the LOC108706139 gene encoding uncharacterized protein LOC108706139 — protein sequence MESRKEVYDMSKTRTVQKLDHNRGDQLIGDVQLYTTESSCKNVFRVTADVHNSFDSLINDNTTLEASKCTKPAFVSKLSLTKRRAAKLQDSKNNSTIQVTTTSSADVRTYVERTKVSTTQLLDPQDTASIQSPTQQPAEHIDEIEILSPLNVDPTNQCNRITPLNIDDSVSGESANIKPTHQCPVQQSNNSFPRVKRPLGRKTLNVWSKKHRSASVVTPTKDSRDSITTKSSNSHKYDNRSDNWYTWYTCETDFWYKLREEVQTAITEISILLGSSCKDEILTKGIPLSNKLYITNKIFGRGLQLLPHDTVSNLDLSTSACNPVPTDHARDLLLWLLKQCRFWYDLRSVTDTVLDEFQRLETLTDEKMKATAALGLKNIYIKQVFP from the exons ATGGAGTCTAGAAAAGAAGTTTACGATATGTCAAAG ACTCGCACAGTTCAGAAGTTGGATCATAATCGAGGTGATCAGCTCATTGGTGATGTACAGCTAT ACACAACAGAAAGCAGCTGTAAAAACGTGTTTCGTGTAACGGCTGATGTGCATAACTCTTTTGATTCGTTGATCAATGATAACACGACTTTAGAAGCTAGTAAATGTACCAAGCCAGCATTTg tttcaaagttATCATTAACAAAAAGGCGTGCTGCAAAATTACAGGATTCAAAAAACAACAGTACCATTCAAGTAACCACAACTAGTTCAGCCGATGTTAGAACCTATGTTGAAAGAACTAAAGTATCTACAACACAACTCCTAGATCCTCAAGACACTG catCAATTCAGTCACCCACTCAGCAGCCAGCTGAACATATTGATGAAATCGAGATACTGTCTCCGTTAAATGTAGATCCTACGAATCAGTGCAACAGAATAACTCCTCTGAATATCGATGATTCTGTATCTGGTGAGTCAGCAAACATAAAACCAACACATCAGTGTCCTGTGCAACAAAGTAATAACAGTTTTCCTAGAGTAAAACGGCCTTTAGGGCGTAAAACATTGAATGTCTGGTCTAAAAAACACAGATCGGCTAGTGTTGTAACACCTACTAAAGACTCTAGGGACTCAATAACGACCAAATCATCTAACAGTCATAAGTATGATAACAGATCGGATAACTGGTACACATGGTATACATGTGAAACTGATTTCTGGTATAAACTAAGAGAAGAAGTTCAGACTGCTATAACAGAAATTTCTATTTTATTGGGGTCATCATGTAAAGATGAAATATTAACCAAAGGCATCCCACTTAGCAATAAACtttatattacaaacaaaatatttggTCGTGGTCTGCAACTGCTTCCTCATGACACGGTTTCAAATTTAGATCTTAGTACCAGTGCATGTAACCCTGTGCCCACTGATCATGCTAGAGATTTACTACTGTGGCTTTTAAAACAGTGTAGATTCTGGTATGATTTAAGATCTGTTACCGATACTGTGTTGGATGAATTTCAACGTTTAGAGACACTGACTgatgaaaaaatgaaggctacTGCGGCTTTAGgtcttaaaaacatttatatcaaGCAAGTTTTTCCGTAG